One window of Vicinamibacterales bacterium genomic DNA carries:
- a CDS encoding vitamin K epoxide reductase family protein, with the protein MTPLARKLLVAFSLLGLVASSAATYVHYNLIENPDYSSFCDISATVSCRAAYLSRYGSVAGVPVAVGGVLFFTWVLLMLWAARGRSSAIKDSAPAYVFAGATIGLAVVLYLAYASFFVLKEVCPLCVATYIAVVGVFVVAGGASSVPMSSLPSRLLRDMRVLVGTPLALAVAVLFIAGASWGMTVFPREADRPQARPIPTLSDDQKTELAKWWDLQPKLANFPYDNNGSKVLVVEFADFQCPHCRDAYFALKPVLDKYTGDPKDVAFLFKTWPLNSHCNASVPAANFVASCDASALYVLAKRSGTAETIRDWFFVHQDELSPDTVRKAAADVAKVPDFQAGYDKAIQEVKTDAAVGASLNVHSTPTFFINGRALPAGGIAPQYLDSLIQLELSRAK; encoded by the coding sequence AACTGCTGGTGGCGTTCTCGCTGCTGGGCCTGGTGGCCTCCTCGGCGGCGACCTACGTGCACTACAACCTGATCGAGAACCCGGACTATTCCAGCTTCTGCGACATCAGCGCGACGGTCAGCTGCCGCGCCGCCTATCTGAGCCGCTACGGTTCGGTCGCCGGCGTTCCGGTCGCGGTCGGCGGCGTGCTGTTCTTCACGTGGGTGCTCCTGATGCTGTGGGCGGCGCGCGGCCGCAGCAGCGCGATCAAGGACAGCGCACCCGCCTATGTCTTTGCCGGCGCCACCATCGGCCTGGCCGTCGTGCTCTACCTCGCCTACGCGTCGTTCTTCGTCCTGAAGGAAGTCTGCCCGCTATGCGTCGCCACCTACATCGCCGTCGTCGGGGTGTTCGTCGTGGCCGGAGGAGCCAGTTCGGTGCCCATGTCCTCGTTGCCGTCCCGGTTGCTCCGCGACATGCGCGTGCTCGTCGGCACGCCGCTGGCGCTGGCGGTTGCCGTGCTCTTCATCGCCGGCGCCTCGTGGGGCATGACGGTGTTTCCGCGCGAAGCGGACCGCCCGCAGGCGCGCCCGATCCCGACGCTCAGCGACGATCAGAAGACGGAGCTGGCGAAATGGTGGGACCTCCAGCCAAAGCTCGCCAATTTCCCGTATGACAACAACGGGTCGAAGGTCCTCGTCGTCGAGTTCGCCGATTTCCAGTGTCCGCACTGCCGCGACGCCTATTTCGCGCTGAAGCCGGTGCTCGACAAGTACACCGGCGACCCCAAGGACGTCGCGTTCCTCTTCAAGACCTGGCCGCTCAATTCGCACTGCAACGCGAGCGTGCCCGCCGCCAACTTCGTCGCGTCGTGCGACGCCTCGGCGCTCTACGTGCTCGCCAAGCGCTCCGGCACGGCCGAAACGATCAGGGACTGGTTCTTCGTCCATCAGGACGAGCTCAGCCCGGACACCGTGCGCAAGGCGGCGGCCGATGTGGCGAAGGTCCCGGATTTTCAGGCCGGCTACGACAAAGCCATCCAGGAAGTGAAGACCGACGCCGCCGTCGGCGCGTCGCTCAACGTGCATTCGACGCCGACCTTCTTCATCAACGGACGCGCGCTTCCGGCCGGCGGCATCGCGCCGCAGTATCTCGATTCGCTCATCCAGTTGGAGCTCTCCCGCGCCAAGTGA